Proteins from a single region of Haliaeetus albicilla chromosome Z, bHalAlb1.1, whole genome shotgun sequence:
- the UTP15 gene encoding U3 small nucleolar RNA-associated protein 15 homolog: MATYKPVVVQAFPKLGERITKDTAYWRGYKTPVQIKEFGAINKIDFSPVPPYNYAVTASSRIHIYGRYSQEPIKTFSRFKDAAYCATYRDDGNLLVAGSEEGSIHLFDVSGRAPLRQFDGHTKPVHVVGFLSDKYRVFSGGDDYSSNLWDIASATEIASYSEHTDYVRCGCASKVNADVFITGSYDHTVKLFDARTKSSVMTIEHGQPVESVLLFPSGGLLVSAGGRYVKVWDVLKGGQLLVSLKNHHKTVTCLCLNSSGQRLLSGSLDRHVKIYSTTSYKVVHSFNYATSILSLALSPEDETIVVGMTNGVLSVKHKKPEERKEKSQKKRQPAYRTYVKGRTYMPKQEDFCVSKPVKRVLRKYDKLLKSFQSSKALDAVLEPPIRLYTPEVTVAVMQELHRRGTLRSALAGRDEKQINLLLTFVARRVIEPRFTPVLVTVADMITDIYQPVVGQSAIVDRQFLRLQEAIGKEIDYQEELLEVLGMMDTLFATFTEKRATYLEENKSNGLTETIETNMNN, from the exons ATGGCGACCTACAAACCGGTGGTGGTCCAGGCGTTCCCCAAGCTCGGGGAGAGGATCACGAAGGACACGGCGTACTGGCGGGGCTACAAG ACACCTGTTCAGATAAAGGAATTTGGTGCAATAAATAAAATCGACTTCTCCCCGGTTCCTCCATATAACTATGCTGTCACAGCCTCCTCAAGG ATCCACATTTATGGTCGTTACTCCCAGGAACCAATCAAAACGTTTTCTCGCTTCAAAGATGCTGCTTATTGTGCCACGTACCGAGATGATGGCAATCTGCTTGTTGCTGGCAGCGAGGAAGGTAGCATTCACCTCTTTGACGTTAGTGGAAGAGCACCTCTGAGACAATTTGACGGCCATACTAA ACCTGTTCATGTAGTGGGCTTCCTGTCTGATAAATACCGAGTATTTTCTGGTGGTGATGATTATTCATCAAATTTGTGGGATATTGCGAGTGCTACAGAAATCGCCTCATACAGTGAACATACTGACTATGTGAGATGCGGCTGTGCAAGTAAAGTGAATGCGGATGTCTTTATAACag GTTCCTATGATCACACTGTGAAACTGTTTGATGCACGGACAAAAAGTAGTGTCATGACAATAGAACATGGCCAGCCTGTGGAGAGTGTGCTTCTGTTCCCTTCTGGTGGGCTTCTAGTATCTGCAG GAGGTCGATATGTCAAAGTTTGGGATGTACTAAAAGGCGGACAATTACTAGTTTCACTTAAAAATCACCATAAAACTGTAACTTGTTTATGCCTGAACAGCTCTGGACAGAGGTTACTGTCAGGATCCCTGGACAG GCATGTGAAGATTTACAGTACTACATCCTACAAAGTAGTCCACAGCTTTAATTATGCAACATCCATCCTCAGTCTTGCATTGTCA CCTGAAGATGAAACCATAGTTGTAGGCATGACCAATGGGGTGCTAAGTGTTAAAcacaaaaaacctgaagaaaggaaagaaaagtctCAAAAGAAGAGACAACCAGCATATAGAACCTATGTGAAAGGAAGAACTTACATGCCAAAACAG GAAGATTTCTGTGTCAGTAAACCTGTAAAACGTGTTTTGAGGAAATACGACAAGCTGCTGAAGAGCTTTCAGTCTTCCAAGGCCCTTGATGCGGTACTGGAG CCACCCATCAGGCTTTATACTCCTGAAGTTACGGTTGCAGTCATGCAGGAACTACATCGCAGAGGAACACTGAGGAGTGCACTTGCTGGCCGAGACGAGAAGCAAATTAATCTCCTTCTTACCTTTGTGGCAAG GCGTGTGATTGAGCCTAGATTTACTCCTGTACTGGTGACTGTTGCAGATATGATCACTG acatTTATCAGCCTGTGGTTGGGCAGTCAGCGATTGTTGACAGACAATTCTTGAGACTTCAGGAAGCTATAGGAAAAGAGATTGACTATCAAGAGGAACTACTAGAAGTTTTGGGAATGATGGATACACTGTTTGCTACTTTCACCGAGAAGAGAGCTACTTATCTAGAAGAGAACAAAAGTAATGGTCTTACAGAGACCATTGAAACAAATATGAATAACTGA
- the ANKRA2 gene encoding ankyrin repeat family A protein 2: MTEAMASSTNLDVGAQLIVEECTTSYSLPSMPDIKVEHQLDSSTEEGPAQSVAMGMKFILPNRFDMNVCSRFVKSLNEEDSKNIQDQVNSDLEVASVLFKAECNIHTSPSPGIQVRHVYTPSTTKHFSPIKQSTTLTNKHRGNEVSTTPLLVNSLSVHQLAAQGEMLYLATRIEQENVINHKDEEGFTPLMWAAAHGQIAVVEFLLQNGADPQILGKGRESALSLACSKGYTDIVKMLLDCGVDVNEYDWNGGTPLLYAVHGNHVKCVKILLESGADPTIETDAGYNSMDLAVALGYRSVQQVIESHLLRLLQNIKE; the protein is encoded by the exons ATGACTGAGGCCATGGCATCTTCAACAAACTTAGATGTTGGGGCCCAGTTAATTGTGGAAGAATGTACCACTAGCTACAGCCTTCCGTCCATGCCGGACATTAAAGTGGAGCATCAGCTTGACTCTAGCACAGAGGAAGGCCCAGCTCAGAGTGTTGCCATGGGAATGAAATTCATTTTGCCCAATAGATTTGATATGAACGTCTGCTCACGATTTGTGAAATCTTTGAATGAGGAGGACAGTAAAAATATTCAAGACCAAGTTAACTCTGACCTTGAAGTGGCATCTGTCTTATTTAAAG CTGAATGCAACATCCACACTTCTCCTTCCCCTGGTATCCAAGTAAGACATGTTTATACTCCATCAACTACTAAGCATTTCTCACCAATAAAACAATCAACTACCCTAACTAACAAACACAGGGGAAATGAGGTCTCTACAACACCTCTGCTTGTAAACT CTTTATCAGTTCATCAGCTGGCTGCTCAGGGAGAAATGTTATATCTGGCCACGCGTATTGAACAAG aaaatgtaatcaATCATAAGGATGAAGAGGGATTTACCCCTCTGATGTGGGCTGCAGCTCATGGGCAGATAGCAGTAGTGGAATTTCTCCTCCAGAAc GGTGCAGATCCTCAGATTTTGGGGAAAGGGCGAGAAAGTGCCCTCTCACTGGCTTGCAGTAAAGGATACACAGATATTGTCAAAATGCTGCTTGACTGTGGGGTTGATGTCAACGAGTATGACTGG AATGGAGGCACACCTCTACTATATGCGGTACATGGGAACCATGTGAAATGTGTAAAAATTCTCCTTG AAAGTGGTGCTGATCCAACTATCGAAACAGATGCTGGCTATAATTCCATGGATTTGGCTGTAGCCTTGGGCTATCGGAGTG tTCAACAGGTTATTGAGTCTCATTTATTAAGGCTACTTCAAAATATCAAGGAATAA